In one window of Nicotiana tabacum cultivar K326 chromosome 12, ASM71507v2, whole genome shotgun sequence DNA:
- the LOC107781960 gene encoding uncharacterized protein LOC107781960 produces MPGYAKMMKDLISRKFDFQDLATVTLTQTCSVIVSRPIAEKLSDPGSFTIPCTIGSYAFAKALCDLGASINLMPLSIYKKLGIGRARPTSMLLQLADRTVKKPSGILDDVFVQV; encoded by the coding sequence atgcccggttatgcaaaaatgatgaaggacttgatatCCCGTAAGTTCGACTTCCAAGACTTGGCAACTGTCACATTGACACAGACCTGTAGTGTTATTGTGTCAAGACCTATAGCTGAGAAGTTATCTGACCCTGGAAGCTTCACAATTCCATGCACCATAGGTAGCTATGCATTTGCCAAggcattgtgtgatttgggagcaagtataAATCTGATGCCATTGTCTATCTATAAAAagttaggcattggaagagcaagacccacatccatgttaCTACAGTTAGCTGACCGAACGGTAAAAAAGCCATCAGGTATACTTGACGATgtatttgtacaagtttga